A stretch of the Corynebacterium maris DSM 45190 genome encodes the following:
- a CDS encoding DNA-directed RNA polymerase subunit alpha, whose translation MLISQRPTLTEEYIDSSRSRFIMEPLEPGFGYTLGNSLRRTLLSSIPGAAVTSVKIEGVLHEFTTISGVKEDVSEIILNVKDLVLSSDSDEPVVMYVSKEGPGQVTAGDIQPPAGVEIHNPDHVIASLNEQAKLDMELVVERGRGYVPAAPSNVAGDIGRIPVDQIYSPVLKVSYKVEATRVEQRTDFDKLIVDVETKNSMTARDAVASAGKTLVELFGLARELNTAAEGIEIGPSPQESEYIAAYSMPVEDLNLSVRSYNCLKRQEIHTVGELAECSESDLLDIRNFGQKSINEVKIKLAQNGLTLKDAPEDFDPSQLEGYDAETGEFIDPDADDSE comes from the coding sequence ATGCTCATTTCCCAGCGTCCCACGCTCACCGAGGAATACATCGACTCGTCCCGTTCGCGCTTCATCATGGAGCCGCTCGAGCCGGGCTTCGGCTACACCCTCGGCAACTCCCTGCGCCGTACCCTGCTGTCGTCCATTCCGGGCGCAGCCGTCACCAGCGTGAAGATCGAGGGTGTGCTCCACGAGTTCACCACGATCTCCGGCGTGAAGGAAGACGTCTCCGAGATCATCCTGAACGTCAAGGACCTCGTGCTGTCCTCCGACTCCGATGAGCCGGTCGTCATGTACGTGAGCAAGGAAGGCCCGGGCCAGGTCACCGCCGGCGACATTCAGCCGCCGGCCGGCGTCGAGATCCACAACCCGGATCACGTCATCGCCAGCCTCAATGAGCAGGCCAAGCTGGACATGGAGCTGGTCGTCGAGCGCGGCCGCGGCTACGTCCCGGCCGCACCGTCGAACGTCGCCGGCGACATCGGCCGCATCCCGGTCGACCAGATCTACTCCCCGGTTCTGAAGGTCAGCTACAAGGTCGAGGCCACCCGTGTCGAACAGCGCACGGACTTCGACAAGCTGATCGTCGACGTGGAGACGAAGAACTCGATGACCGCCCGCGACGCCGTGGCGTCGGCGGGCAAGACCCTCGTGGAACTGTTCGGCCTCGCACGCGAGCTGAACACCGCCGCCGAGGGCATCGAGATCGGCCCGTCCCCGCAGGAATCCGAGTACATCGCCGCATACAGCATGCCGGTCGAGGATCTGAACCTGTCGGTGCGCTCCTACAACTGCCTGAAGCGTCAGGAAATCCACACCGTCGGTGAGCTCGCCGAGTGCAGCGAATCCGACCTGCTGGACATCCGCAACTTCGGCCAGAAGTCCATCAACGAGGTCAAGATCAAGCTCGCCCAGAACGGTCTGACCCTGAAGGACGCGCCGGAGGATTTCGATCCCTCGCAGCTCGAAGGCTACGACGCTGAGACCGGTGAGTTCATTGACCCGGACGCAGACGATTCCGAGTAA
- the rplQ gene encoding 50S ribosomal protein L17: MPTPKKGARLGGSPQHQKSILSNMTAQLLEHGAIKTTDAKAKVLRPYVEKLITKAKSGTVADRRLVMKHLPQKDVVNYLFDELAPKFENRAGGYTRIIKLENRPGDNAPVSQISLVLEETVSTEAARATRAAASKQAEADAEIDTDAEAPAEENVSKKDNEPAEDASEVATESDEPAAEAGAPADDSAETVEAEEKAAEAEQDAQDK; encoded by the coding sequence ATGCCTACCCCGAAGAAGGGTGCCCGTCTCGGAGGCTCACCGCAGCACCAGAAGAGCATTCTGTCCAACATGACTGCGCAGCTTCTGGAGCACGGCGCGATCAAGACCACCGACGCTAAGGCCAAGGTCCTGCGTCCGTACGTGGAGAAGCTGATCACCAAGGCCAAGTCCGGCACCGTCGCCGACCGCCGCCTGGTGATGAAGCACCTGCCGCAGAAGGACGTCGTCAACTACCTGTTCGACGAGCTCGCACCGAAGTTCGAGAACCGCGCAGGCGGCTACACCCGCATCATCAAGCTGGAGAACCGCCCGGGCGACAACGCCCCGGTGTCCCAGATCTCGCTGGTGCTGGAGGAGACCGTCTCCACCGAGGCCGCCCGCGCCACCCGCGCAGCAGCCTCCAAGCAGGCTGAGGCCGACGCCGAGATCGACACCGACGCCGAGGCCCCGGCCGAGGAGAACGTCTCCAAGAAGGACAACGAGCCTGCTGAAGACGCCTCCGAGGTCGCGACCGAGTCCGACGAGCCCGCCGCCGAAGCCGGCGCGCCGGCCGACGACTCCGCCGAGACCGTCGAAGCAGAGGAGAAGGCCGCCGAGGCCGAGCAGGACGCCCAGGACAAGTAA
- a CDS encoding DUF998 domain-containing protein, with product MSRQRLAGITLIASSAVVFLGQFIALLLWDSWFYSLQFNLVSDLGHTVCAPVADGFGPRFVCSPGHLWFNLGLLVGGVLLLTGGLALRRLAGYALSVAGVALTVVGMLPPDRQPGPHDAAAVVYVVAVWAAVSAAAVTLRHTRPTLAAASAVVLLVSVGGAALLLFNPEGAPGLYGRIAVDVLAVWVVFLGAGQLRPDRTKPRRARRADPDRAERDAAVRRAAERLG from the coding sequence ATGTCACGTCAGCGCCTCGCCGGGATCACGCTCATCGCCTCCAGCGCGGTGGTGTTCCTCGGCCAGTTCATCGCTCTGCTGTTGTGGGATTCGTGGTTCTACTCACTGCAGTTCAACCTCGTCAGCGATCTCGGGCACACGGTGTGCGCCCCCGTCGCGGACGGCTTCGGCCCGCGCTTCGTCTGCAGCCCGGGGCATCTCTGGTTCAACTTGGGGCTGCTCGTCGGCGGCGTACTGTTGCTCACAGGCGGTCTGGCGCTGCGTCGGCTCGCGGGCTACGCCCTGTCCGTGGCGGGCGTCGCCCTGACGGTCGTAGGGATGCTCCCTCCCGATCGGCAACCGGGGCCGCACGACGCGGCCGCGGTGGTTTACGTCGTCGCGGTGTGGGCGGCGGTGAGCGCGGCGGCGGTCACCCTCCGGCACACGCGACCGACGCTGGCGGCGGCGTCCGCCGTGGTGCTGCTCGTGTCCGTGGGCGGCGCCGCCTTGCTGTTGTTTAACCCCGAGGGCGCCCCCGGGTTGTACGGGCGCATCGCCGTCGACGTGCTCGCCGTGTGGGTCGTCTTCCTCGGCGCGGGCCAGTTGCGACCTGACCGGACGAAGCCCCGCCGCGCCCGCCGGGCGGATCCGGACCGGGCGGAGCGCGACGCCGCGGTACGCCGGGCCGCTGAGCGGCTCGGCTGA
- the truA gene encoding tRNA pseudouridine(38-40) synthase TruA has product MNDAEILRLRLDLAYDGTDFHGWAAQKDPQLRTVQGLLEDGLSKILRTEARLTVAGRTDAGVHAAAQVAHLDVPRESLNQRSIDGDPSRLVRRLARFLPADVRVSAVTEVTDDFDARFSALRRHYVYRLSTDPAGALPTRVRDTAVWPKPVDLGLMQEAATALVGLHDFAAFCKARPHATTIRELQEFSWRDASTPQEPNLYEAHVVADAFCWSMVRSLVGACLVVGEGRRDVGLIDVLLAQEHRSSIIPVAPARGLSLTGVDYPGADELAARAAVTRDRRGNR; this is encoded by the coding sequence ATGAACGACGCCGAGATTCTTCGCCTGCGCCTGGACCTCGCCTACGACGGCACCGACTTCCACGGCTGGGCCGCGCAAAAAGACCCGCAGCTGCGCACCGTGCAGGGTTTGCTCGAGGACGGGCTGAGCAAAATTCTGCGCACCGAGGCCCGCCTGACGGTCGCCGGCCGCACCGACGCCGGGGTCCACGCCGCCGCGCAGGTCGCGCACCTGGACGTGCCGCGGGAGAGCCTGAACCAGCGCTCCATCGACGGCGACCCGTCGCGCCTGGTGCGCCGGCTGGCGCGGTTTCTGCCCGCGGACGTGCGGGTCAGCGCGGTCACCGAAGTCACGGATGACTTCGACGCCCGCTTCTCCGCGCTGCGGCGCCATTACGTCTACCGGTTGTCCACGGACCCGGCCGGAGCGCTGCCGACCCGGGTCCGCGACACCGCGGTGTGGCCCAAGCCGGTGGATCTCGGACTGATGCAGGAGGCCGCGACCGCGTTGGTCGGCCTGCACGACTTCGCGGCGTTTTGCAAGGCCCGCCCTCACGCCACGACGATCCGGGAATTACAGGAGTTCTCTTGGCGGGACGCGTCCACGCCACAGGAGCCGAACCTGTACGAGGCGCACGTCGTGGCCGACGCCTTCTGCTGGTCGATGGTCCGTTCCCTGGTCGGAGCCTGCCTCGTGGTGGGGGAGGGGCGGCGGGACGTGGGCCTCATCGACGTGTTGCTGGCGCAGGAACACCGCTCGTCGATCATCCCGGTCGCGCCCGCCCGCGGGCTGAGCTTGACGGGGGTCGATTATCCCGGGGCAGACGAGTTGGCGGCCCGGGCGGCGGTGACCCGGGATCGGCGCGGGAACCGCTAG
- a CDS encoding DUF6541 family protein yields the protein MDVAAAVWTAIALATVPGAVLGWVSGLKGPWAVAAALPLTFSVYGLAGWALGETPVPFTFSSMLVVWLVTVIIAAIWRIGAWTLGRGRRQAVPVDGSTGPPPARPARTWRAWSTGTFLDPVWILPAAGVATGAWLLISRSLDWLKTGPHGVDSVFQGWDVQWHANMVRWIADEGVASPTRMGELRNLETGDPLYYPAAFHSAAGLLVELAGVSPTEAVNLTTIVVPSLGLPLSVALIAWKMLGNRGLTAQIAAGVAAILVVGSPVLYWIGQYVGAWPYLAAVSVSGIVLALFMLVPYRPLAAPAAALSLAGLTQLHPSAATIVVLGLGLWWLLRLLIRPARPAATRRGAVTTRLRDLGLLAGAGLAGTLLLLPQLLSGTEQAEEVTAWDATEDVTRTESWVKAVTMDTRHVGDFFSDVDPTLLLWVAGFGAAALILWRRNLWAPAFYLLSVWLTAHALRPFDVPGAGVLDLIGGLHYATAHRLVMPVALFTVAAAGVGVAAAIRLLTFAPMERFATAHAGRWRVGSAFASVILAIPAGWGAAVYVADTSGRGAEAAFMASFDSTRMVSAADRRAWDWLAEQPGAYDGLIAGEAAEGMGWMYAYNSLPSLYRHYEWPRVTRDSDTASTYWHGPLLGEGVRYREDAANPIDQAVEDLGVNYYYVSPWPFWAFQKPRWELMHGLWASDGITPVYKDGLVAIFAVDDAFTEEELAELTAPGQSPDPLPATADELAAVAGPPPPA from the coding sequence ATGGATGTCGCCGCAGCGGTCTGGACGGCCATCGCGTTGGCGACGGTTCCGGGCGCGGTGTTGGGCTGGGTCTCCGGCCTCAAAGGCCCCTGGGCGGTCGCGGCGGCGCTGCCGCTGACCTTCAGCGTCTATGGACTGGCGGGCTGGGCGCTCGGAGAGACGCCGGTGCCCTTCACGTTTTCCTCGATGCTCGTCGTCTGGTTGGTGACGGTGATCATCGCGGCCATCTGGCGCATCGGCGCATGGACGCTCGGGCGCGGGCGTCGACAAGCCGTCCCCGTCGACGGATCCACGGGCCCGCCGCCCGCCCGCCCCGCCCGCACCTGGCGGGCGTGGAGCACCGGCACCTTCCTGGACCCGGTGTGGATTCTGCCCGCCGCAGGCGTGGCCACCGGCGCCTGGTTGCTGATCTCCCGCAGCCTGGACTGGCTGAAAACGGGGCCCCACGGCGTCGACAGCGTCTTCCAGGGCTGGGACGTGCAGTGGCACGCCAACATGGTGCGCTGGATCGCCGACGAAGGCGTCGCGTCCCCGACCCGGATGGGCGAGCTTCGGAACCTGGAGACCGGGGACCCGCTGTACTACCCGGCGGCCTTCCACTCCGCCGCGGGGCTGCTCGTGGAGCTCGCCGGCGTCAGCCCGACTGAGGCGGTCAACCTCACCACCATCGTGGTGCCGTCTCTCGGCCTGCCGCTTTCCGTGGCGCTGATCGCGTGGAAGATGCTCGGCAACCGCGGCCTGACCGCCCAGATCGCCGCGGGCGTCGCCGCGATCCTGGTGGTGGGTTCGCCGGTGCTGTACTGGATCGGCCAGTACGTCGGCGCCTGGCCCTACCTCGCGGCGGTGTCCGTCTCCGGCATCGTTCTGGCGCTGTTCATGCTGGTGCCGTACCGGCCCCTGGCCGCCCCCGCCGCGGCGCTGTCCTTGGCGGGGCTGACGCAGCTGCACCCCTCCGCCGCGACGATCGTGGTGCTGGGGCTCGGCCTGTGGTGGCTGCTACGACTGCTGATCCGCCCGGCCCGCCCGGCGGCCACCCGCCGCGGCGCCGTCACCACCCGACTTCGGGACCTGGGCCTGCTGGCCGGCGCCGGTTTGGCGGGCACGCTGCTGCTGCTGCCGCAACTGCTGTCCGGCACGGAACAGGCGGAAGAGGTCACCGCCTGGGACGCCACCGAAGACGTCACCCGCACTGAATCGTGGGTCAAGGCCGTCACCATGGACACCCGCCACGTCGGCGACTTCTTCTCCGACGTCGACCCCACCCTGCTGCTGTGGGTCGCCGGCTTCGGCGCGGCGGCCCTGATTCTGTGGCGCCGCAACCTGTGGGCGCCGGCCTTCTACCTGCTGAGCGTGTGGCTGACGGCCCACGCCCTGCGGCCTTTCGACGTCCCCGGCGCCGGCGTCCTCGATCTGATCGGCGGACTGCACTACGCGACGGCCCACCGTCTGGTCATGCCGGTCGCCCTGTTCACCGTCGCGGCCGCCGGCGTGGGCGTCGCCGCGGCGATCCGCCTGCTGACCTTCGCCCCGATGGAACGCTTCGCCACGGCGCACGCGGGGCGGTGGCGGGTCGGATCCGCGTTCGCCTCGGTGATTCTGGCGATCCCCGCCGGGTGGGGCGCGGCCGTCTACGTCGCCGACACCTCCGGCCGCGGCGCAGAGGCGGCCTTCATGGCCTCCTTCGATTCCACGCGCATGGTCAGCGCCGCCGACCGCCGAGCCTGGGATTGGCTCGCCGAACAACCCGGCGCCTACGACGGCCTGATCGCCGGTGAAGCCGCGGAAGGCATGGGGTGGATGTACGCCTACAACTCCCTGCCCTCCCTCTACCGTCACTATGAGTGGCCGCGGGTCACCCGCGACTCCGACACCGCGAGCACCTACTGGCACGGCCCCCTGCTGGGCGAGGGCGTCCGCTACCGCGAAGACGCGGCCAACCCCATCGACCAGGCGGTGGAAGACCTCGGCGTGAACTACTACTACGTGTCGCCGTGGCCGTTCTGGGCGTTCCAGAAACCCCGCTGGGAACTCATGCACGGGCTCTGGGCCAGCGACGGGATCACGCCGGTGTACAAGGACGGGCTGGTGGCGATCTTCGCGGTCGACGACGCCTTCACCGAGGAGGAGCTCGCGGAGCTCACCGCGCCGGGACAGTCCCCGGACCCGCTGCCCGCCACGGCGGACGAGCTCGCTGCGGTTGCCGGACCACCGCCCCCTGCTTAA
- the eccB gene encoding type VII secretion protein EccB produces the protein MREKNTSPTLLPTTKAQVSGHRFLRRRVEHGLVFGDIRMIHDPLGTRSRALLFGFIATVLVGLGAGLMAWASPNPDPGEAAIVADDAGGLYVRVDDRLHPVANLASARLIAGEPADPASIGAEYLAASPHGSPVGVPDAPSLIADQAPRRWSACWVAETGEVVVRAGAGATQLGEDAVFVPTADRDWVLTADGRRELPAADSPEGRVLRRGLGVDAATPAVDVPGEVLSAVAEQPAWRLPDPLPHLLHTGSEAGSWALIDSAVAPLTDVQAGILADAGAPETEIDRAELADYPTHEGEATSLPRVAPGWVDPAERAVCADESGAAVTAPAEPGGVELAGDAVADRFDGPPGGAFAVDTGHGLQVISGVGRRHEVPEPEALTSLGTPEPADAPWEVVRLLPEGSALSREAAAQATY, from the coding sequence GTGCGGGAGAAGAACACGTCACCGACGCTGTTGCCGACCACGAAAGCGCAGGTCTCAGGGCACCGTTTTCTGCGCCGCCGCGTCGAACACGGCCTGGTCTTCGGGGACATCCGGATGATCCACGACCCGCTGGGCACCCGTTCGCGCGCGCTGCTGTTCGGATTCATCGCCACGGTCCTCGTCGGCCTGGGCGCGGGACTCATGGCCTGGGCGAGCCCGAACCCGGATCCGGGGGAGGCGGCGATCGTCGCCGACGACGCCGGCGGCCTCTACGTGCGCGTCGACGATCGACTCCACCCCGTGGCCAATCTGGCGTCCGCGCGACTGATCGCGGGCGAACCCGCTGACCCGGCCTCGATCGGGGCCGAATACCTGGCCGCCAGCCCGCACGGCAGCCCCGTGGGGGTGCCCGACGCCCCCAGCCTGATCGCAGACCAGGCGCCACGGCGGTGGTCCGCCTGCTGGGTCGCGGAGACCGGTGAGGTGGTCGTGCGCGCCGGGGCGGGCGCCACGCAGCTGGGGGAAGACGCCGTGTTCGTGCCGACGGCGGACCGCGACTGGGTGCTCACCGCCGACGGGCGTCGGGAGTTGCCTGCCGCGGACAGCCCGGAGGGCAGGGTGCTGCGCCGCGGCCTGGGCGTCGACGCGGCGACGCCGGCCGTCGACGTGCCCGGGGAGGTGCTCAGCGCGGTGGCCGAACAGCCGGCCTGGCGCCTGCCCGACCCGTTGCCCCACCTGCTGCATACCGGTTCAGAGGCGGGGTCCTGGGCGTTGATCGACTCGGCGGTCGCTCCGCTGACCGACGTCCAGGCCGGGATCCTCGCCGACGCGGGCGCCCCGGAAACTGAGATCGACCGCGCTGAGCTCGCCGACTACCCCACCCATGAAGGGGAGGCGACGTCGTTGCCGCGCGTGGCGCCCGGGTGGGTGGACCCGGCGGAGCGGGCGGTGTGCGCGGATGAGTCCGGTGCGGCGGTGACCGCCCCTGCGGAACCGGGCGGGGTGGAGCTGGCCGGAGACGCGGTGGCGGATCGTTTCGACGGGCCGCCCGGCGGCGCCTTCGCGGTGGACACCGGGCACGGGCTGCAGGTGATCTCCGGGGTGGGGCGACGCCACGAGGTGCCGGAGCCGGAGGCGCTCACGTCCTTGGGGACGCCGGAGCCGGCGGACGCCCCGTGGGAGGTCGTGCGGCTGTTGCCGGAAGGATCCGCGCTGAGCAGGGAGGCGGCGGCGCAGGCGACGTATTGA
- a CDS encoding FAD-binding oxidoreductase has translation MSLKNMALNTLGALSDGLGSVVPGRGLDYQEVQPVGWFEHDKAVAALRSSFDAVPAGERVRLAKKTSNLFRGRQDSNVPGLDVSGLGGVIAIDPVNKTADVQGMCTYEDLVDACLPHGLAPFVVPQLKTITLGGAVTGMGVESTSFRNGLPHESVLEMDVLTGTGEIVTASAEHNVDLFRGFPNSYGSLGYAVRLKIELEEIAPFMELRYVRYHDPQTYAQELSEIAERQEYDGVPVHGLDGVAFSTDELYLILATQSEKEGPVSDYTREHIYYRAIQHPEGVKYDRLTVRDYIWRWDVDWFWCSRAFGAQIPEVRKLWPRDLLRSSFYWKLIGVDRKYDVEHNLTTKRKGEPHRERVVQDIEVTADKLTEWLEWFFSACDIQPMWLCPIRLRHDDASLGGRGEVLGEESSPWPLYPLTPNTTWINVGFWSAVPGDHVSEDAEPGAFNKVIESKVHELGGHKSLYSEAFYTREQFEGLYGGDLPDELKKVYDPHGRFPGLYDKTVTGV, from the coding sequence ATGAGTTTGAAGAATATGGCGTTGAACACATTGGGTGCATTGTCAGACGGTTTGGGCTCTGTCGTGCCAGGTCGCGGGCTCGATTACCAGGAAGTTCAACCGGTGGGGTGGTTTGAACACGACAAGGCCGTCGCGGCGCTGCGCAGCAGTTTCGACGCCGTCCCCGCGGGGGAGCGGGTGAGGCTGGCGAAAAAGACGTCGAACCTGTTCCGCGGCCGCCAGGACTCGAACGTGCCGGGGCTGGACGTGTCCGGGCTGGGCGGGGTCATCGCGATCGACCCGGTCAACAAGACCGCCGACGTGCAGGGCATGTGCACCTACGAAGACCTCGTCGACGCTTGCCTTCCGCACGGGCTGGCGCCGTTTGTGGTGCCCCAGCTGAAGACCATCACCCTCGGCGGGGCGGTCACCGGCATGGGCGTGGAATCCACGTCTTTTCGTAACGGCCTGCCCCACGAATCCGTCCTGGAGATGGACGTGCTCACCGGCACCGGTGAGATCGTCACCGCCTCTGCGGAGCACAACGTGGACTTGTTCCGCGGTTTCCCCAACTCCTACGGCTCCCTCGGTTACGCGGTGCGCCTGAAGATCGAGCTGGAGGAGATCGCCCCGTTCATGGAGCTGCGCTACGTGCGCTACCACGACCCGCAGACCTACGCGCAGGAGCTCAGCGAAATCGCCGAACGGCAGGAGTACGACGGCGTGCCGGTCCACGGCCTGGACGGCGTGGCGTTTTCCACCGATGAGCTGTACCTGATCCTGGCCACCCAATCGGAGAAAGAAGGCCCGGTCAGCGACTACACCCGCGAGCACATCTATTACCGGGCCATCCAGCACCCGGAGGGCGTCAAGTACGACCGGCTCACCGTCCGCGACTACATCTGGCGCTGGGACGTCGACTGGTTCTGGTGCTCCCGGGCCTTCGGCGCCCAGATCCCGGAGGTCCGCAAACTGTGGCCGCGCGACCTGCTGCGCTCGTCCTTTTACTGGAAGTTGATCGGCGTCGACCGCAAATACGACGTCGAACACAACCTGACCACCAAACGCAAGGGTGAACCGCACCGCGAGCGCGTGGTCCAGGACATCGAGGTCACCGCCGACAAGCTCACCGAGTGGCTGGAGTGGTTCTTCTCCGCCTGCGACATCCAGCCGATGTGGCTGTGCCCGATCCGCCTGCGACACGACGACGCCTCGCTCGGCGGTCGCGGTGAGGTCCTCGGGGAGGAGTCCTCGCCGTGGCCGCTGTACCCGTTGACGCCGAACACCACCTGGATCAACGTCGGATTCTGGTCCGCCGTGCCGGGTGACCACGTCAGCGAGGACGCGGAACCGGGGGCCTTCAACAAGGTGATCGAGTCGAAGGTCCACGAGCTCGGCGGGCACAAGTCGCTGTACTCCGAGGCGTTCTACACCCGCGAGCAGTTCGAGGGGCTCTACGGCGGCGACCTGCCGGATGAGCTGAAGAAGGTCTACGACCCGCACGGGCGTTTCCCGGGCCTCTACGACAAGACGGTGACCGGGGTCTAA
- a CDS encoding class I SAM-dependent methyltransferase, with the protein MAFTPMTVAEIIDELIVPPNPFRWEAFDGSATGPEDAKYRVQLTSPEGLAYIATAPGDLGLARAWMTGGLVVEGEHLAHPYGIFDSLRDLYGQFQAPNPATLVRIYRSLGALDALKVQPVPEVERQGWLERTLRDGLTRHSKERDADVISDHYDVGNDFYELFLGKEVTYTCAYYPTEDATLDEAQENKYRLVFEKLRLKEGDTHLDIGCGWGGLVRYAARRGVKSLGVTLSKEQADWAQERIKEEGLEDLAEVRFLDYRDVEEGDFDGISSIGLLEHIGVDNYAAHFDFLSGKLRPGGLMLNHCITYPDNHKTKKGGFIDRYIFPDGELTGSGTVIREMQDNGFEVLHAENLRFDYARTLRDWCLNLKDNWEEAVELVGENTARLWGMYMAGSQWGFEHDVVQLHQVLGVRLAEDKSRAGVPERRWWNDSPWGLADN; encoded by the coding sequence ATGGCTTTCACGCCGATGACCGTCGCTGAAATAATCGATGAACTGATCGTTCCGCCCAACCCGTTCCGGTGGGAAGCCTTCGACGGTTCCGCCACGGGACCGGAGGACGCGAAGTACCGGGTCCAGCTCACCAGCCCCGAAGGCCTGGCCTACATCGCCACCGCCCCGGGCGACTTGGGGCTGGCCCGCGCCTGGATGACCGGCGGCCTCGTGGTCGAGGGCGAGCACCTGGCCCACCCCTACGGAATCTTCGACTCGTTGCGCGACCTCTACGGCCAATTCCAGGCACCGAACCCGGCGACCCTGGTGCGGATCTACCGCTCGCTCGGCGCCCTGGACGCGCTCAAGGTGCAGCCGGTACCCGAGGTCGAGCGCCAGGGCTGGCTGGAGCGCACCCTGCGCGACGGGCTGACCCGCCACTCCAAGGAACGCGACGCGGACGTCATCTCCGACCATTACGACGTGGGCAACGACTTCTACGAACTTTTCCTGGGCAAGGAAGTCACTTACACCTGCGCCTATTACCCCACGGAGGACGCCACCTTAGACGAGGCGCAGGAGAACAAGTACCGCCTCGTCTTCGAGAAGCTCCGGCTCAAGGAAGGCGACACGCACCTGGACATCGGTTGCGGTTGGGGCGGCCTGGTCCGCTATGCGGCTCGCCGCGGCGTGAAGTCCCTGGGCGTGACCCTGTCGAAGGAACAGGCCGACTGGGCGCAGGAGAGGATCAAGGAAGAGGGCCTCGAAGACCTCGCCGAGGTACGTTTCCTGGACTACCGCGACGTCGAGGAAGGGGACTTCGACGGCATTTCCTCCATCGGCCTGTTGGAGCACATCGGGGTGGACAACTACGCCGCCCACTTCGATTTCCTCTCCGGCAAGCTGCGCCCGGGCGGGCTGATGCTCAACCACTGCATCACCTACCCTGACAACCACAAGACGAAGAAGGGCGGCTTCATCGACCGCTACATCTTCCCCGACGGCGAGCTGACTGGCTCCGGCACCGTCATCCGGGAGATGCAGGACAACGGATTCGAGGTGCTGCACGCGGAGAACCTGCGCTTCGACTACGCCCGCACCCTGCGCGACTGGTGCCTGAACCTCAAGGACAACTGGGAGGAGGCCGTCGAGCTCGTCGGCGAGAACACCGCCCGCCTGTGGGGCATGTACATGGCCGGCTCCCAGTGGGGCTTCGAGCACGACGTCGTCCAACTGCACCAGGTCCTGGGCGTTCGGCTCGCCGAGGACAAGTCCCGCGCCGGGGTGCCGGAGCGCCGCTGGTGGAACGACTCCCCCTGGGGCCTGGCGGACAACTAG
- a CDS encoding TIGR02611 family protein: MTTLTMRQMVSGRLERFDARRAQAKRQARFGWLIAPATLVIGWVVLIIGIITIPLPGQGWLTTFLGVGILSLEAVWARNLLTWGVRAYDDFFAWYRRQPRALRWSLIAVLLVAVWITFMALAWAGWALGGLNVLTPVFHGWLGWDRP; encoded by the coding sequence ATGACGACGCTGACTATGCGGCAGATGGTCTCGGGGCGGCTCGAACGCTTCGACGCCCGCCGCGCCCAGGCGAAACGGCAGGCCCGTTTCGGCTGGCTGATCGCCCCAGCCACGCTGGTGATCGGATGGGTGGTCCTGATTATCGGGATCATCACCATCCCGTTGCCCGGGCAAGGGTGGCTGACGACTTTCCTGGGCGTGGGCATCCTCTCCCTCGAAGCCGTTTGGGCCCGCAACCTGCTCACCTGGGGCGTACGGGCATACGACGACTTCTTCGCCTGGTACCGGCGCCAACCCAGGGCGCTGCGATGGTCGCTGATCGCCGTGCTGCTCGTCGCCGTCTGGATCACGTTCATGGCGCTGGCCTGGGCGGGGTGGGCGCTCGGCGGGCTGAACGTGCTCACCCCGGTCTTCCACGGCTGGCTGGGTTGGGACCGGCCCTAA